Proteins encoded in a region of the Paramagnetospirillum magneticum AMB-1 genome:
- a CDS encoding STAS domain-containing protein: MEYDFDSRDGGLTIKVSGRMTHKDHKAFRDILSHINNAGTAKVRFDLSRVEFMDSSALGMLLIVRDAAVQQRRDVVLKGATGQVENLMKVAKLHKYFTVE, encoded by the coding sequence ATGGAGTACGATTTCGATTCCCGCGATGGTGGTTTGACCATCAAGGTCTCTGGCCGCATGACCCACAAGGATCATAAGGCGTTCCGCGACATTCTCAGCCACATCAACAATGCTGGAACGGCCAAGGTCCGCTTTGACCTCTCCCGGGTGGAATTCATGGATTCCTCGGCTCTGGGCATGCTGCTGATCGTCCGCGACGCCGCGGTTCAGCAGCGCCGGGACGTGGTGCTGAAGGGCGCCACCGGGCAGGTGGAGAACCTGATGAAGGTCGCCAAGCTGCACAAGTATTTCACCGTCGAATAG
- a CDS encoding patatin-like phospholipase family protein yields the protein MDVRPSEVISDLPPPLRPHLGLALQGGGAYGAFTWGVLDRLLEEKGFRPAAISGASAGAINAAVMVTGLLTGGREKAKAGLEALWRSVAGMALFRMMGTPGINLQLDLMTRMLSPYQFNPLNINPLRELLGRLIDFEVLACRGRRIGLYFSATNVRTGEPRIFRENELSVDVLMASSCLPYLHHAVEIEGENYWDGGFSANPPIMPMIFDSRCDTVLLVKLMPDTEEIMPTQAQPIFARMRRLMFNAPLKRDLEALEIVQNRLRRTNMRLPRDLQRLRAMDLRSIAMPAELLSEGSGRNGAESIERMRVAGRIAAEAILGKMAQPAGETFRRP from the coding sequence GTGGATGTGCGCCCATCCGAGGTGATTTCCGACCTGCCGCCGCCGCTCCGTCCCCATTTGGGATTGGCGCTGCAAGGCGGCGGTGCCTATGGCGCCTTCACCTGGGGCGTGCTGGACCGGCTGCTGGAGGAAAAGGGCTTCCGGCCCGCCGCCATCAGCGGCGCCAGCGCCGGGGCGATCAATGCCGCGGTCATGGTCACCGGCCTGCTGACCGGCGGGCGGGAGAAAGCCAAGGCCGGGCTCGAGGCGCTGTGGCGCAGCGTGGCCGGCATGGCCCTATTCCGCATGATGGGGACGCCTGGGATCAATCTGCAACTGGATCTGATGACCCGGATGCTCTCGCCCTATCAGTTCAATCCTCTCAACATCAATCCGCTGCGCGAGTTGCTGGGACGGTTGATTGACTTCGAGGTCCTGGCCTGCAGGGGCCGGCGCATCGGGTTGTATTTCTCGGCCACCAACGTGCGCACCGGGGAGCCGCGCATCTTCCGCGAGAACGAGCTTTCCGTGGATGTCCTGATGGCCTCGTCCTGCCTGCCCTATCTTCACCATGCTGTGGAGATCGAGGGCGAGAACTACTGGGACGGGGGTTTTTCGGCCAATCCTCCGATCATGCCCATGATCTTCGACAGCCGGTGCGACACGGTTCTGCTGGTCAAGCTGATGCCCGACACCGAGGAGATCATGCCGACCCAGGCCCAGCCCATCTTCGCCCGCATGCGCCGGCTGATGTTCAACGCTCCGCTGAAGCGCGACCTGGAAGCCCTGGAGATCGTCCAGAACCGTCTGCGGCGGACCAATATGCGCCTGCCGCGTGATCTGCAGCGGCTGCGGGCCATGGACCTGCGCAGCATCGCCATGCCGGCCGAGCTGCTGAGCGAGGGGAGCGGGCGCAATGGCGCCGAATCCATCGAGCGGATGCGCGTCGCCGGGCGCATCGCCGCCGAGGCCATTCTCGGGAAAATGGCTCAGCCCGCGGGGGAAACGTTCAGGCGGCCGTAA
- a CDS encoding DoxX family protein encodes MSSLSLSSAKPLIPAVAPLAQALSPLAEPMVRITAGLLLVPHGAQKLFGWFGGYGLQATGQFFATKLGLPAGLALVAGLIEFAGGLMLALGLLTRPVAALVAGMMAVAVFGVHLGNGFFWTSGGVEYPLMWGIVALAFVIRGGGRFSADALIGREF; translated from the coding sequence ATGTCCAGTCTCTCCCTCTCCTCTGCCAAGCCGCTGATCCCCGCTGTCGCCCCCCTCGCCCAGGCGCTGTCGCCCCTGGCCGAGCCCATGGTGCGGATTACCGCCGGTCTGCTGCTGGTTCCCCACGGTGCCCAGAAGCTGTTCGGCTGGTTCGGCGGCTATGGCCTCCAGGCCACCGGCCAGTTTTTCGCCACCAAGCTGGGCCTGCCGGCCGGTCTGGCGCTGGTGGCCGGGCTGATCGAGTTCGCGGGCGGCCTGATGCTGGCCCTGGGCCTGCTCACCCGCCCGGTGGCCGCCCTGGTCGCCGGCATGATGGCGGTGGCGGTCTTCGGCGTCCATCTGGGCAACGGCTTCTTCTGGACCAGCGGCGGCGTGGAATACCCGCTGATGTGGGGCATCGTCGCCCTGGCCTTCGTCATCCGGGGCGGCGGCCGCTTCTCGGCGGACGCCCTGATCGGCCGGGAATTCTGA
- a CDS encoding SpoIIE family protein phosphatase has protein sequence MTIVAVMEGACPRLEEQIRLLGWPRVAAPGEGGRNDERAVMVREAFTPQALIDCLSPPWIGGIEAAGSGGHPVGSCFRRHLAEGGLGLSLRSDTAYGADIAVPFADALATRLLAPGTDSFDLGFVVQELVSNALLHGNLEVGGIDCEGGGGLEGFGERIEAALGDPGRAGRRVQISASVVGDRLEVAVEDDGPGFDHVDGHANPRRPHGLALLESMVSDLHTEEGGRRAIATMVIPTRQLRAEPLGLDDVRVLVVDDNLMNRVLMETLLRRMGVGQVETVESGEKGLAAIEREKPDLVLLDVMMPGMDGFEMCRRLRRLHPLTELPVIFVTALDGPADRNACFAVGGSDMVAKPIDANEVAARVGVHLRLGQAMDRLTAYQDRVHEELRAARGAQAALMPTSAELSSIRIRQGLVVDGRIESSSELGGDFWTVLPAGPNQMFLLVADFTGHGPVAAFNVFRLHLLLSRLPRRMPTPSALLEYLNLELKAVLRSGQFAAAFAALIDVEEGVMTYAGAASPPAVLVVDGEVRFLDADGPPLGAFVDAEYEESRIALPRGAALLAYSDALVESQGSDGRMACDQETLREWVLGAQPGHSLADEVLARFREKVPGEPPDDLTLVSIRRP, from the coding sequence ATGACTATCGTCGCCGTCATGGAGGGGGCCTGCCCCCGGTTGGAGGAGCAGATCCGCCTGCTGGGATGGCCTCGGGTGGCGGCCCCGGGAGAGGGCGGCAGAAACGACGAGCGCGCGGTCATGGTGCGCGAGGCCTTCACGCCCCAGGCCCTGATCGATTGCCTTTCTCCGCCCTGGATCGGGGGAATCGAGGCCGCCGGCTCGGGCGGGCATCCGGTGGGGTCGTGCTTCCGCCGCCATCTGGCGGAAGGAGGGCTGGGCCTGTCGCTGCGCTCGGATACCGCCTATGGCGCCGACATTGCCGTCCCGTTCGCCGATGCCCTGGCGACTCGGCTGCTCGCCCCCGGAACCGACAGTTTCGATCTGGGATTCGTCGTCCAGGAGCTGGTCTCCAATGCCCTGTTGCACGGCAATCTGGAAGTGGGCGGCATCGACTGCGAGGGCGGCGGTGGGCTCGAAGGCTTCGGCGAGCGGATCGAGGCGGCTCTTGGCGATCCCGGCCGGGCCGGGCGGCGGGTGCAGATTTCCGCCTCGGTGGTTGGCGATCGTCTGGAGGTCGCCGTCGAGGATGACGGCCCCGGCTTCGATCACGTGGACGGCCATGCCAATCCCCGACGGCCGCACGGGCTGGCCCTGCTGGAAAGCATGGTTTCGGACCTGCACACCGAAGAAGGGGGGCGCCGGGCCATCGCCACCATGGTCATTCCCACCCGCCAGTTGCGGGCCGAGCCGCTGGGCCTGGACGATGTGCGGGTGCTGGTGGTGGACGACAACCTGATGAACCGGGTGCTGATGGAAACCCTGCTGCGCCGCATGGGAGTCGGCCAGGTGGAGACCGTGGAATCCGGCGAAAAGGGCCTGGCCGCCATCGAGCGGGAAAAGCCCGATCTGGTGCTGCTCGACGTCATGATGCCCGGCATGGACGGGTTCGAGATGTGCCGGCGCCTGCGCCGCCTTCACCCCCTGACCGAGCTGCCGGTGATCTTCGTCACCGCGCTTGACGGCCCCGCCGACCGCAATGCCTGCTTCGCCGTGGGCGGCAGCGACATGGTGGCCAAGCCCATCGACGCCAACGAGGTTGCCGCCCGGGTGGGCGTGCATCTGCGCCTGGGCCAGGCCATGGATCGGCTGACCGCGTATCAGGACAGGGTTCACGAGGAGTTGCGCGCCGCCCGCGGCGCCCAGGCTGCCCTGATGCCCACCTCGGCCGAATTGTCGTCCATTCGCATCCGTCAGGGGCTGGTGGTGGATGGGCGAATCGAAAGCTCTTCCGAACTGGGGGGGGATTTCTGGACGGTGCTGCCCGCCGGTCCCAACCAGATGTTCCTGCTGGTGGCCGACTTCACCGGTCACGGCCCGGTGGCGGCGTTCAACGTCTTTCGCCTGCACCTTCTGCTGTCGCGCCTGCCGCGGCGGATGCCCACGCCATCGGCCCTGTTGGAATATCTCAATCTGGAACTGAAGGCGGTTCTGCGCTCCGGCCAGTTCGCCGCCGCCTTCGCCGCGCTGATCGACGTGGAAGAAGGGGTCATGACCTATGCCGGCGCGGCCTCGCCGCCGGCGGTGCTGGTGGTGGACGGCGAGGTCCGCTTCCTCGATGCCGACGGGCCGCCGCTCGGCGCCTTCGTCGATGCCGAATACGAGGAAAGCCGCATCGCTTTGCCGCGTGGAGCCGCCTTGCTGGCCTATTCCGACGCCCTGGTGGAAAGCCAGGGAAGCGACGGCCGCATGGCCTGCGACCAGGAGACGCTGCGGGAGTGGGTGCTGGGCGCCCAGCCCGGCCATTCCCTGGCCGACGAGGTGCTGGCCCGGTTCCGGGAAAAGGTACCGGGCGAGCCGCCGGACGACCTGACCCTGGTCAGCATCCGGCGGCCCTGA
- a CDS encoding glycosyltransferase, whose translation MSRIIYLCPFPKMVITGGVKTAYRHVGLLTEMGFDAWVWQPEGCPSWFRSPSRVITQLSEDAIRPDDILVFPEVIGFPEFAPLLRTARPCTKLLFCQNQYYVFNEMIPRTTFAALGFRDVFASSLACKGMLERVLHLDSVAVVPYDINHALFRPREKKLQIAVVPRKMPQIASTIGFIFKAKYPEIRHIPFIVADNFTEEQLAEALGTSHILLALNQMESLGLVPLEAMASGCVITGFHGYGGLEYANPQTGLWHAPDQLEEVADSLYRLVKGLERDEPWVASLRKEGHETALRYNEETTRKALVEYYGRLNVSPAG comes from the coding sequence ATGAGCCGCATCATCTATCTGTGCCCCTTTCCGAAGATGGTCATCACCGGAGGGGTGAAGACGGCGTATCGCCACGTGGGACTGCTGACCGAGATGGGATTCGACGCCTGGGTGTGGCAGCCGGAAGGATGTCCATCCTGGTTCCGGTCTCCGTCTCGGGTCATCACCCAACTTTCCGAGGATGCGATCCGCCCGGACGATATTCTGGTTTTCCCCGAGGTCATCGGTTTTCCGGAATTCGCGCCGCTGCTTCGAACGGCGCGCCCTTGCACCAAGCTGCTGTTCTGCCAGAACCAATACTACGTCTTCAACGAAATGATCCCCAGGACGACATTCGCCGCTCTGGGCTTCCGGGATGTGTTCGCGTCCAGCCTGGCTTGCAAGGGAATGCTGGAGCGAGTCCTTCATCTCGATTCGGTGGCGGTCGTCCCTTACGACATAAATCATGCACTTTTCCGCCCGCGCGAGAAGAAGCTGCAAATTGCCGTGGTTCCCCGCAAGATGCCGCAAATCGCCTCGACGATCGGCTTCATCTTCAAGGCCAAATACCCCGAAATCCGCCACATCCCCTTCATCGTGGCCGATAATTTCACCGAGGAGCAATTGGCCGAGGCCTTGGGAACCTCCCATATCCTCCTGGCCCTGAACCAGATGGAGAGTCTGGGACTGGTTCCTCTGGAAGCCATGGCGTCGGGCTGCGTCATCACCGGCTTTCACGGCTATGGCGGCCTGGAATACGCCAACCCGCAAACCGGGCTCTGGCACGCCCCCGACCAGTTGGAAGAGGTAGCCGATTCCCTCTACCGCCTGGTCAAGGGCTTGGAAAGAGACGAGCCCTGGGTGGCCTCGCTCCGAAAAGAAGGGCATGAAACGGCCCTGCGCTATAATGAGGAGACCACCCGCAAGGCCCTGGTCGAATATTACGGCCGCCTGAACGTTTCCCCCGCGGGCTGA
- the proS gene encoding proline--tRNA ligase: MSKAKKTAVTPTREENFPEWYQQVIKASDMAENSPVRGCMVIKPWGYGIWEAIQRDLDRRIKETGHENCYFPLFIPLSFLEKEAAHVEGFAKEMAVVTHHRLVAEDGKLVPSGKLEEPLVVRPTSETIIGDAFARWIQSYRDLPMLVNQWANVVRWEMRPRIFLRTAEFLWQEGHTAHATAEEAMDETLKMLEVYRVMAEEVLAMPVIVGEKPAHERFPGADKTYSIEAMMQDGKALQAGTSHFLGQHFSKAQNIRYQTAQGGEEFCYTTSWGVSTRLIGGVIMSHADDNGLRVPPRIAPKQIVFVPITRADGDEALIEDFLAPIVKDLSAQSFGGERLRVHVDRRPLAPPEKRWEWVKKGAPIICEVGPRDVAGGSVAMIRRDGELKGQITPKDELVSRAAAILEDIQKTLFTQAATALKERTVTVRTLDDFLAVFADDTTFGRKFVRARWCGDSDTLAKLDEYSITIRNVPFDQDGEAGTCVLSGRPATQEVIFAKSY, translated from the coding sequence ATGTCCAAGGCCAAGAAGACCGCTGTCACTCCCACCCGCGAGGAGAACTTCCCCGAATGGTACCAGCAGGTGATCAAGGCCTCCGACATGGCGGAGAATTCCCCCGTGCGCGGCTGCATGGTGATCAAGCCCTGGGGCTACGGCATCTGGGAGGCCATCCAGCGCGACCTTGACCGCCGCATCAAGGAGACCGGGCACGAGAACTGCTATTTCCCGCTGTTCATCCCGCTGTCCTTCCTGGAGAAGGAAGCCGCCCATGTGGAGGGCTTCGCCAAGGAGATGGCGGTGGTCACCCACCACCGGCTGGTGGCCGAGGACGGCAAGCTGGTGCCGTCGGGCAAGCTGGAGGAGCCGCTGGTGGTGCGCCCCACCTCGGAGACCATCATCGGCGACGCCTTCGCCCGCTGGATTCAGTCCTACCGCGACCTGCCCATGCTGGTGAACCAGTGGGCCAACGTGGTGCGCTGGGAAATGCGGCCGCGCATCTTCCTGCGCACCGCCGAATTCCTCTGGCAAGAGGGCCACACCGCCCACGCCACGGCCGAGGAGGCCATGGACGAAACCTTGAAGATGCTGGAAGTTTACCGCGTCATGGCCGAGGAGGTCCTGGCCATGCCGGTGATCGTCGGCGAGAAGCCGGCCCACGAGCGCTTCCCCGGCGCCGACAAGACCTATTCCATCGAAGCCATGATGCAGGACGGCAAGGCCCTTCAGGCCGGCACATCCCACTTCCTGGGCCAGCATTTCTCCAAGGCCCAGAACATCCGCTACCAGACCGCCCAGGGCGGCGAGGAGTTCTGCTACACCACCTCGTGGGGCGTCTCCACCCGCCTGATCGGCGGCGTGATCATGAGCCATGCCGACGACAACGGCCTGCGGGTGCCGCCGCGCATCGCCCCCAAGCAGATCGTCTTCGTGCCCATCACCCGGGCCGACGGCGACGAGGCGCTGATCGAGGACTTCCTGGCCCCCATCGTCAAGGACCTGTCCGCCCAGAGCTTCGGCGGCGAGCGTCTGCGGGTGCATGTGGACCGCCGTCCGCTGGCGCCGCCGGAAAAGCGTTGGGAATGGGTGAAGAAGGGCGCTCCCATCATCTGCGAAGTGGGGCCGCGCGACGTGGCCGGCGGCTCGGTCGCCATGATCCGCCGCGACGGCGAGCTGAAGGGCCAGATCACCCCCAAGGATGAACTGGTCTCCCGCGCCGCCGCCATCCTGGAGGACATCCAGAAGACCCTGTTTACCCAGGCCGCCACCGCCCTGAAGGAGCGGACGGTGACGGTGCGGACCCTGGACGACTTCCTGGCCGTCTTCGCCGACGACACCACCTTCGGGCGCAAGTTCGTCCGCGCCCGGTGGTGCGGCGATTCCGACACCCTGGCCAAGCTGGACGAATACAGCATCACCATCCGCAACGTGCCCTTCGACCAGGACGGCGAGGCGGGGACCTGCGTGCTGAGCGGACGTCCGGCGACGCAAGAGGTGATCTTCGCCAAGTCCTACTGA